The genome window ggttcaatccccagtacaaccataaaccagagttgagtagtgctctggatttaaaaagagagaaagaaagagggctgcaggggggtcgggcggtggcgcagtgggttaagcgcatgtggcgcaaagcgcagggaccagcgtaaggatcccggttcgagcccccggctccccacctgcaggggagtcacttcacaggtggtgaagcaggtctgcaggtgtccatctttctctccccttctctgtcttcccctcctctctccatttctctctgtcctatccaacaacgaattgcgtcaacaagggcaataataatagccacaacgaagctacaacaagggcaacaaaaggggggaaaaaatggcctccaggagcggtggattcatggtgcaggcaccgagcccagcaataaccctggaggaggaaaaaaaaaaaaaaaaagagagggctgcagagagagcataatggttatgctttcatgcctgaggctccacagtcccaggtttagtccctcaaactaccaaaagccagagttgagcagtgctcttctcctccttctccttctccttctcctccttctccttctccttctcttctcctccttctcctcctcctccttctccttcttctctctctctctctctctctctcattaaaatatatgtttggaaagaaagggagtgaggaaggaaggatggaagaaaggaaggaaggaaggaaggaaggaaggaaggaaggaaggaaggaaagaaggaaggggccaggtggtggcacacctggttgaaagcacatgctaccatgcacaaggacctgggttcaagcccccagccctcacctgcaggaaagcttcacaagcactgaagcagtgatgcaggtgtctttctttttcaccctttctcagtttctctgtctccatccaatcaataaataaatttttaaaagaaagaagaaaaacatgacTCCAGCACAGCAGCTGCCCAGCCTGGGCACAGCCCCAGACAGAAGGAGCTCTGCCCAGCTGGGGTGTTGCCAGCTGGCTCCCATCCTCCAGTGTTCTTCCTCCCACTGCCTCCTTTAAAAGCTCCCCACAACCAGAGGCCACCACCTGTCACCAGCTGCCACCGCCACCATGCGCTGTCTCACCAGCCTTGCTCTCACCCTGCTCGCCCTGAAGGCCACCTTTGCTCTGGCCCCTGCCAGCAATCTGCCAGGTATGCTGGGCTGCCCGTGGAGCCCAGGAAGGTCCTTCATGCCTCCCTCCACTGGATGCACCCAAAATATTAGCCGCACTGGAAGTCTGAATAAAAGGTCCCCCTGTAGGGACAGGGGGTAGAGGTGGGCAGAGCTCAGAGATTCCCACAGATAGGAGGCTCAGCTGCAGAACCAAGCTGGTCCTGCCCTGCTATCATCCACAGCCAGGGCAGAAGTAACCAGGCTTGTGTACCTTAGGGTTGGGGAGCACACCCAAGCCTATGACACTGCACCCtgattccccccccctctcttctccctctccctctctctctctctgtctgtctctccagagcactactcagttctggtggtgctggggactgagctgggacattggagcctcaagcatgagagtttatttacataccactatgctatctacccccgccccacccagattttctttaaagatgtatttatttacctgaggctccgaagtcctaggttcaatcccctgaaccaccataagccagagctgatgggtaagtgctttgattaaaaagtataataaaatatataattattagagtgagaaaaagaatatatatatatttgataccaAGGGtccaactcaagacctcatgcctgaagaTCTAAGCCTCCATCCATGATACCCTCTCCTAGACAGTGCTCCCAGTTTTCATAGCTGCCCCATATTTTGACAGCCAAGTCCTATTTCTGGTGGTTCTTTACAAACAACATACTGAGGTATGGGTGTCAAACTCCCAGCAACTCCCAGGCTTGCCTCTTCTTGCTCTTTCCCTGATGTCGCTCAGGTGGAGTGgtaaggggggagggggtggttctGACCCAGCCTCCACATCCACCCTCATACCTGCCCACCTCTCCCGTGTGCAGGGCAGGTGGCTGTGTGCCCGGCCTTCAGCAGCGAGCTCAGCTCTTCTGAGGAGAAGCCCTGTGCCAAGCCTTGCCAGAGTGATGAGAACTGTACACAAGGAGCCAAGTGCTGTGCCCGTGCCTGCGGCCTGACCTGTGTCGCCCCTCTGATAGGTAACGGGGTCCTCCCTGTGCCCCCACACCACACCCTGGGGGGGGAGGAGCCAGTCTGCCTCAAGGTGTACCCCAAAGAGCccagcagtgacacacccagttgagggcacaccttaccatgctcaaggacccagattcaagctcccccccacctgtcgggaggaagcttcacaagcaggtctacaggcaggtgtctatctatctatctatctgtctcctcccctctcaatttctctgccctatcaaataaaaatagaaagaaaaaaatgggaaaatggcctcgaggagcagtagactggagccctaacaataaccatAGTAGTCTAGTATTAGAAAGAAAAGATgtcatgcagtggtgcacctgattaagcacaccttaacatgtgcaaggacccaagttcaagtcctcactccccacttgcagggggaaaatcttcacaagcagtgaagcaggtctgtaggtgtctgtctttctccttctctatctccccctcccctcccaatttctctctgtcttatcaaataaaaaaggaattaaacattttttcaagCTTAAAGGCTGCACCCTAAGTCAGCACAGCCTGCTGCTCTCAGGGAGACCCCCCAGCACCCAGGTgaacctgcccctcccccacctgttCACTGTGGGGGAGAGGGTCGCCCTGCCAGGAGACCTTGCAGCAGGGTGGCCAGGCTAGGCCAGTAGGTGAAACTGAGCTGGGTCTCCCCTAGTTCCAGCACCCAAGGCCGGCCACTGCCCAGCAGTGCAGGCTGCCCAAcccacccagccctgcctggAGAGCACTGAGTGCACCCGGGATGAGCACTGTAAGAACCACAAGAAGTGCTGCTTCAGCCACTGTGCCATGAGGTGTCTGGATCCCACAGCAGGTATGGCCAAGGCCCCTCTCCCCCAGGAAGCACCTTGAAGATGGGAGTGTTCTCCTCGGCCTGCCCTGACTATGGCCACCCCCTCATAGCCTAAGGGGTAGCGAAATGCAAGAGGAGGGAGGGGCCTCGGGATGGCTCTGTGGGGCCTCTCTGGGCACCTGGTGGTGGCTTCTGGGGTTCATCGGGTGTCAGGTGACTGAGGGTCGAGATTTACTGGGCCAGGCACAAGGCCTGTGTGGGAGTCACTTCCCCTTTGAAAGCAGCTGGGCTCCCAGGTCTGTGAAAAGGGAGTCTGGTCATGGGTGATGCTGAGTGCCGGAAAGATGGGTGTGAGGGCTCACCAACTCTGACCCCTCCATGTTCCCTTCAGAGGAGCCCCTTCAGTGAATGGTCTTCCCAGGGAACCCCAGCTGTCTGGAGAGGCCCTCAAGTCTCCAATTTCAAGAGCAGAAGATGCCTCCTACCTgctactaataaagaaaaaaaaatcattttacatctgtctgtccatctgtatGTCCTGGGACTGTGCAGGGAAGGACAAACCCAGATGTCCTGGGCAAACTATGAAAATgggttctggggccaggtggtggcacacctggttgcacacacacattacagtatgcaagactagggttcaaaccctagctccctacctgcaggggggaagattcatcagtggtgaagcagagctgctggtgcgtctctttctccctctccttctacctctttacttcccctcccctctcaaatactctctgtcactatccaaaataattttttaaatatttgaaaaaataggaGGGCAAACAGGCAGTGGAGCaactggttaagcgtacatagtagtTAGCataaggacttgtgtaaggatctaggtttgaactccagctccccatttgcaaggggatgcttcacaagtgaaggaggtctgcagaggtctttctctctccctctctatctccccctccactctcaatttctctctgtctagtctaataaaatggggggggggggggtggccactaggagcagtggattcatagtgccagcacagaggcccagcaataatcctggaggagaaaaaaagaaagaaagggaaaaaacaggaGATTTCATCTTGTGACAAGTGCTTGGTTAGGAAGGCAGGCTCAAGGAGTAGGAGAGCCAACAATATAGCTCATCTCAATAATGTGTCTTCTTTTCCCTAtgttggacccaggttcaagtcaggttcccactgcactgaaaaaaaaaaattcccaccatcatctctgtctctcattttctgtttttaaatgtttatttatttatttattttataggacaaagagaaactgagagaggtgtaggggatagaaagagagatatacacctgcagccctgctttatcactcatgaagcttcctcccacggAAGGGAATCGGGgtctgaaaccaggtccttgaacatggtaacatgtgcactcaactgcatgcaccaccatctgctcccctcccaccccacccccctttctgtcagaaaaagtcagcctagaatggtgaagccccagtaacaacaacaaaacaaaataaaataaaacagaactagAGGTCATAGTCATGTCTCTGGCCTGGACAGAGCTCATAGAGCCCTGTGCCCAGAACGAGGACAAAGTCTTGTGCCACAGCATGTGGCTCAGTTTCCATCACCCACAGTTTATGTGGCCTCATTCTGTCACAGACTTTGCATAGTTAAGTCATTGAGCACTTCAGACCCTCAGCACAGGCCAATGTGCCACCTCAGGTGCCTGGAAGGGTAGCCAAATGTGGGGGGTCCCCAAAGTGTGTTTGCCTCCCCGGTGGGGGCAGCATCACCCAAGGGCAAATTCTCCTGCCAATAGACCTGCAGTTAAAAAGGTAGAGTGGgagttggagagatagcataatggttatgcaaaaagactctcatgcctgaagcaccaaaggtctcaggttcaatcctcaaaacCACCATAATAAGTCTGTACTTAGCAGTGCTCTGTACTTTGCTCACCAACCCTCCAGCAGCAAGTCCTGAGCCAGGAGCCATGGTACAGAGTCCCCAGATCTCTGGTGTTGTaaatgtccagggaagtttgtcaAAGTGAATGCAGACTCCAGAAGTTTTCTAGCAGATCCTAAGTAAGGGTTAGAGGCACTGGGCCTGGTGAAGTGTCAGACACTGAAGCTAGGTAGGATCATGCCCTGGCAAGGTACCCAAGGCCCACCTACAGCAGAGCTGGGGACTGGCTATGCCCACCAGAGATGCAGGCCAGGAGTCATGGCACCGGGGTAGGACTGGGCTGCTCTCAGAAGCACCTGGCTACAGATGGCTGGGTCTGCAAGGTGGCTGGTGCCTCACACCCAGGTCCCAGTACCAGTAACCTGTCCACTGCAGCACAGGGCCAGTGTCTGTTCCCAGAAGCCTCTGAGGTATGTGCCCTCTGCCACTTGTCCTCATCCTGATCTCTGTGACACTCAGTAAAAAGTGCCTTGGAAACAGGCCAATGTGGAGGGTGACACCTCTCACTAAGATGCCCTAGGAGACCAGCCTAGGGACTGCGAAGGCActgcaggtggtggggagaaATATCCCTGAAAATTAGCAAATAAAGAAAGCAGATGGGTTTCACCTGCTAGCATAGATGCCCAAAGTCCACCCCCAACATACCCAGGCAGTGTGAACAGAACAGATGCCCCTCCTGCAGCCCCTCCTTGAGCTGAGCAGGCACAAGTCCTGCCTCTGTGTGCCCAGCCAGCCTGCGTTTGTGTGCAGAGAAATgggacacaggcctttggtgACAACCCCTCTGTCTCCCAGTGCTTGACTCATTCATGGGCCATGGAGAGCAGGTGGGCCCATGGCCCTGGGGCTGCAAAGACTATAAATGATATAAATGATATAACTAGGACTTTCCAGGAACAGTATGATCTCAAATATCCAACCTATTATCTCTGTAAACCTGTCATTATTAatgctggtatatatatatttatggtaCCAGGAATGGAACCTGGGAACCCACCTATACCAGGCATGTACTTTAATGCTAAGGTGTTTTTAAAAGGAGGGCGATCAAAAAGGAGCTTGTCGTAATTGAAATAATAGAGTCATGGGGGGGGgcgatggtggcacacctgattgagcacacatgctacaatgcacaaggacccaggttcaagcccccggtccccacctgcaaggggaaagcttcacaagtagtgaagcagggctgcaggtgtctttctcccactctacctctctctcccttttctcgatttctctctctatccaataaatgaaacattttaataataaaaatagtcaaAGAGGgaacttccggaggtggggctacgagcagcagcagatctgtctctctcctctcctctcctttcccggatcaactaggaataccaaaggacaccacctgggaccacaacaagacaggactaaaacGACTAcaggaaaccaccaaatcactggtgagtgcaacacacattgctggtgacagagaggagcctagggagagacttcttcttcttctagcgtttgcccttcttccgtagccagtcaacagcatcaggttgagcctgatgtaaagtttcgagacctcctttgaatctggagaggtggcagtcgttgactatgtgggtcatagtctgtctgtagccgcaggggcagttcgggtcgtctctggctccccagcgatggaacatagcggcgcactggccatggcctgttcgatagcgattgaggagggcccaatcataacgtgctaggtcaaagccgggttgacgcttgcaggggtctgtgatgaggtgtttgttctttacctcagctgactgtcaggtctgtttccaagagactggaacagagaagttcagtgtaggcgtaggggaccagattgggtgacaagacgtcaagcgttgaacagggtgggcgaagatatccgcatatactggcaggtccagtcgagcgtagatgtgggaaatgaacttagatgatgccacatcccgacgaatatctggcggggcgatgttgctaagaactggcagccatggaaccggggtggaacggatggttatcctcatggaggaatataatttggaatcgaccaagtggacatgggggctacggaaccatactggggcacagtattctgcagtggaatagcataatgccagagatgatgatcgtagtgtggaagcgctcgcaccccatgaggagctggccagtctcgcaatgatgttattcctcgcgcccacctttgctgcagtttttatgagatgtttgtgaaatgacagagtgcgatcgagagtaacgccaagatagactggctgggcttcatgccggattctcgtatcgccaagctgcacattaagctcacatgaggccgaggcatggtgtagatggaaaacagatgataccgttttttcagtgctagggattagtcgccatttttttacagtaatcagatatcagagacatgtctttcgtgagtgtttcctcaaggatgtcgaactttgatgcctgagttgcacagcagatgtcatcagcatagatgaacttccttgaagaagtttctgggaggtcattgatgtaaatattaaatagcgtaggagccagaacagagccctggggtaggccacttgagacaagtctccatctgctagacttgtcacccagatgtacccagaaacttctgttttggagaagaaacgatatagtgttggccacccatgaaggcaggcatcttgagatcttgactaggagaccacggtgccagaccgtgtcataggctgctgtgagatcaacaaagacagcacccgtctttaaattccagaagggagagactaagtggctggtaacagtccggcggtttatcagttgagacaccacctccagtctgttccaccaacaaggggacagctgaagggagaagaggactccccagagactcaccaagtgcaactctgagtctccactgctgctgccctcagaatctggagcagcagcagggagggacaccgggggacagagatctaaccaggaaact of Erinaceus europaeus chromosome 14, mEriEur2.1, whole genome shotgun sequence contains these proteins:
- the LOC107522593 gene encoding whey acidic protein-like encodes the protein MRCLTSLALTLLALKATFALAPASNLPGQVAVCPAFSSELSSSEEKPCAKPCQSDENCTQGAKCCARACGLTCVAPLIVPAPKAGHCPAVQAAQPTQPCLESTECTRDEHCKNHKKCCFSHCAMRCLDPTAEEPLQ